One part of the Bacillota bacterium genome encodes these proteins:
- a CDS encoding DUF1657 domain-containing protein: MTVGNKYQTMLANLKSVQADLESFSLESQNQNAKQLFRSCATETGGIIRRLEQRWNEVSKEEPSYTQQ, from the coding sequence ATGACCGTAGGAAACAAGTACCAAACAATGCTGGCTAACCTGAAGAGCGTTCAGGCCGACCTTGAAAGTTTCTCCCTTGAGTCTCAGAATCAGAACGCAAAGCAACTCTTTCGTAGCTGCGCAACCGAGACAGGCGGCATTATCCGCCGTCTGGAACAACGGTGGAACGAAGTCTCCAAAGAAGAACCTTCCTACACACAGCAATAG
- a CDS encoding tyrosine-type recombinase/integrase produces MGKAGVPYIPFRNLRDTHATILLLAGIHPKVVSERLGHSDVGTTLNIYSHVLPSIQRESASARTISSDTSLQAGHRSSEWQMEWQV; encoded by the coding sequence ATGGGGAAGGCTGGGGTCCCCTATATACCCTTCCGAAACCTCCGAGACACGCACGCCACCATACTTCTCCTCGCCGGGATCCATCCAAAGGTAGTCTCGGAACGCCTGGGGCATTCGGACGTTGGAACGACGCTCAACATCTATTCCCACGTGCTTCCTTCGATTCAGAGAGAATCTGCTTCGGCTAGGACAATCTCGTCGGACACAAGCCTACAGGCCGGACATAGATCGTCAGAATGGCAAATGGAATGGCAAGTGTAA
- the pxpB gene encoding 5-oxoprolinase subunit PxpB, with translation MYPEARYLPAGDCGVVVEFGGEISPGVSSKVRSMQCAVEGSVIRGVLETIPTYRSLLVLYDPREIGFSELVSALKELETRLDALELPSPVVTEIPTAYGGEYGPDLECVAAHTGLAADEVIRTHSSVDYLIYMLGFTVGYPYLGGMPERLATPRLKSPRARVPAGSVGIAGPQTGIYPIESPGGWQVIGRTPLRLYDPSRNPAVLLRAGDYVRFVPISAADFEEIRIAVESGAHVPTIVPYPGPGLGGKPASPTASRAGADHIPASLSAAQPRVDHGAGARDQLHRSADSFEVLDGGFLTTVQDYGRFGYQQFGMPPSGAMDRFSLPVANLLVGNSPDAAGLEVTYVGPRLRALRPVLVAVTGAEFEPTVNGRLVPQWESIELREGDVLEFGVPQAGCRAYIAVAGGIAVPVVMGSRSTYLRGAVGGIEGRRLASGDRIATLIPETGVFAATGSSMPDRLRPRFGREWVVRAVPGPQADHFTRAGIDTLFSAAWTVTGQSDRMGMRLKGPRVEHAGKPDIISDGIPHGAIQVPGEGQPIVMLADRQTTGGYPKIATVIGPDIDLLGQARPGDTVFFRPTTVEQAHEVLRTYSATLSAIAARLRPKVIGRRAFLVSVGGKVYETLVEEIEAD, from the coding sequence GTGTATCCGGAGGCCAGGTATCTTCCTGCGGGCGATTGTGGCGTCGTCGTGGAGTTCGGCGGCGAGATATCGCCGGGGGTTTCCAGCAAGGTCAGATCGATGCAATGCGCGGTCGAAGGTTCGGTGATACGGGGCGTCCTCGAAACGATACCCACATACAGGTCGCTGCTGGTGCTGTACGACCCGCGGGAAATCGGTTTCTCGGAGCTCGTCAGCGCTCTCAAGGAACTCGAAACGCGCCTTGACGCGCTGGAACTGCCGTCTCCCGTAGTCACCGAGATCCCCACTGCCTACGGGGGAGAGTACGGACCGGATCTCGAATGCGTCGCCGCCCACACGGGCCTCGCGGCTGATGAGGTCATTCGCACGCACAGCAGCGTGGACTACCTGATCTACATGCTCGGGTTCACGGTTGGGTACCCGTACCTCGGTGGCATGCCGGAACGCCTCGCTACTCCGCGGCTGAAAAGCCCCCGCGCCCGTGTTCCCGCCGGGTCGGTAGGTATCGCGGGGCCCCAGACGGGAATTTACCCCATCGAGAGTCCCGGGGGCTGGCAGGTTATCGGGCGAACCCCGCTCAGGCTCTACGACCCGTCCCGCAATCCTGCGGTCCTGCTACGCGCCGGCGATTACGTGAGATTCGTCCCGATCTCGGCAGCGGATTTCGAGGAGATCCGCATCGCCGTTGAAAGTGGCGCCCACGTTCCGACCATCGTACCGTATCCGGGGCCCGGACTGGGCGGCAAACCGGCCTCTCCGACTGCCTCGCGGGCCGGTGCGGACCACATCCCCGCGTCGCTTTCGGCCGCGCAACCACGGGTCGACCACGGCGCCGGCGCCCGCGATCAATTGCACAGGTCTGCCGACTCATTCGAGGTCCTCGACGGCGGCTTCCTGACCACGGTACAGGATTACGGGCGTTTCGGTTACCAGCAGTTCGGGATGCCGCCATCCGGAGCGATGGACAGGTTTTCGCTGCCGGTCGCAAACCTGCTGGTTGGGAACAGCCCCGATGCAGCCGGCCTGGAGGTCACTTACGTAGGCCCCAGACTCCGCGCCCTTAGGCCTGTCCTGGTGGCCGTTACGGGAGCGGAGTTCGAGCCTACTGTGAACGGCCGGCTCGTCCCGCAGTGGGAGTCGATTGAACTGCGCGAGGGTGATGTCCTGGAGTTCGGCGTCCCGCAAGCGGGATGCCGGGCGTATATCGCCGTTGCCGGCGGTATCGCCGTGCCCGTCGTGATGGGGAGCAGGTCGACGTACTTGCGAGGTGCTGTCGGAGGGATCGAAGGACGACGGCTGGCCTCCGGCGACCGCATCGCAACCCTGATTCCTGAAACCGGTGTATTTGCTGCCACGGGCAGCTCCATGCCTGACCGCCTGCGACCGCGGTTCGGCAGAGAGTGGGTTGTGCGGGCCGTCCCGGGCCCACAGGCCGACCATTTCACACGGGCGGGGATCGATACCCTCTTCTCGGCCGCCTGGACTGTCACCGGGCAGTCCGACAGGATGGGCATGAGGTTGAAGGGCCCCAGAGTGGAGCACGCCGGCAAACCCGATATCATCTCCGACGGTATTCCTCACGGTGCTATCCAGGTGCCCGGCGAGGGCCAACCTATCGTAATGCTCGCCGACCGCCAGACGACCGGGGGCTATCCCAAGATTGCCACGGTAATCGGGCCCGACATCGATCTGCTCGGCCAGGCGAGGCCGGGCGACACCGTGTTCTTCCGGCCAACCACGGTGGAACAGGCTCATGAGGTCCTGCGGACGTATTCAGCCACGCTCTCCGCAATTGCCGCCAGACTCCGGCCGAAGGTCATTGGGAGACGCGCATTCCTCGTAAGCGTCGGTGGGAAGGTCTATGAGACGCTCGTCGAGGAGATTGAAGCGGACTGA
- a CDS encoding DUF1445 domain-containing protein, with protein sequence MPARRRSRCARVRAGHPHRPGALGRQGGPTGGLAGDVSMSQSSASVPPTTPRQFRQRIRLGEWTGPTAGLAPGHAQAGIPVRHIELGRNVPMYITNRQCMPAGAFKGPLVVSMRPIPSHLVAKAVLITSRYPSVHGAPVAIGNPESLGIRDIERPDFGDPVPIHENEVPVFWACGVTPQAAAMTTHPEIMITHAPGGATVAFTGANPVQVIVFAQAINGVLLPISTIYLIIVMNQSRIMGKFTNNPTQNILGWAVTLVTILLGLRLVLRSFGIIK encoded by the coding sequence ATGCCTGCACGGCGACGGTCCCGATGCGCTCGGGTTCGCGCAGGCCATCCGCACCGCCCTGGAGCGCTCGGGCGTCAGGGTGGCCCCACTGGCGGACTGGCTGGAGATGTGAGTATGAGCCAATCGAGTGCAAGTGTTCCCCCCACGACCCCCCGCCAGTTCAGGCAGAGGATACGTCTCGGGGAGTGGACGGGACCAACTGCCGGGCTCGCGCCTGGCCATGCACAGGCGGGTATCCCTGTGCGACACATCGAACTCGGCAGAAACGTCCCAATGTACATAACCAATCGCCAGTGCATGCCTGCCGGTGCCTTCAAGGGGCCTCTTGTCGTGAGCATGCGCCCGATCCCCAGCCACCTGGTCGCAAAGGCCGTCCTCATCACTTCCAGGTATCCCTCGGTCCATGGAGCGCCCGTGGCCATTGGAAACCCGGAATCGCTCGGCATCCGCGACATCGAAAGGCCCGATTTCGGTGATCCGGTTCCAATTCACGAAAACGAGGTCCCCGTTTTCTGGGCCTGCGGCGTAACCCCGCAGGCAGCGGCAATGACAACCCACCCCGAGATAATGATCACTCATGCGCCCGGTGGCGCGACCGTCGCCTTCACGGGGGCCAACCCCGTTCAGGTCATCGTTTTCGCGCAGGCGATCAACGGTGTGCTGCTCCCGATCTCGACCATATACCTCATCATAGTCATGAACCAGTCGAGGATCATGGGCAAGTTCACCAACAACCCCACGCAGAACATCCTGGGTTGGGCCGTGACCCTTGTCACGATCCTCCTGGGGCTCCGGCTCGTGCTAAGGTCTTTCGGGATTATCAAGTAA
- a CDS encoding LamB/YcsF family protein has translation MKVVDLNCDLGEDFGRWKISLNPEIMSLITSANIACGFHAGSPGVMRRTVKLAARGMAIGAHPGLPDLVGFGRRPMDISPDEARDDLVYQVGALAAFARAEGVRLTHVKPHGALYNQAAGDRRLAEALVEGIREVDPSLILVALSGSELYKAGKTAGLRTASEVFGDRTYSRDGGLVPRSQPGALIHDHEKAVEQVLRMVQEGVVIAVDGTRVPIVADTICLHGDGPDALGFAQAIRTALERSGVRVAPLADWLEM, from the coding sequence ATGAAGGTTGTCGATCTGAACTGCGACCTCGGCGAGGATTTCGGCAGATGGAAGATATCCCTGAATCCCGAGATCATGTCCCTGATAACCTCCGCGAACATTGCGTGCGGTTTTCATGCGGGCAGTCCAGGTGTAATGCGTAGGACCGTGAAGCTCGCCGCCCGCGGAATGGCGATTGGGGCCCACCCTGGATTACCCGACCTGGTGGGCTTCGGAAGAAGGCCCATGGACATCAGCCCGGACGAGGCAAGGGACGACCTCGTGTATCAGGTAGGAGCGCTCGCCGCGTTTGCGAGGGCTGAGGGTGTAAGGCTGACCCACGTTAAACCCCACGGAGCGCTGTACAACCAGGCGGCAGGAGACCGGCGACTTGCCGAGGCGCTGGTGGAAGGCATCCGCGAGGTGGATCCCTCCCTCATACTGGTTGCCCTTTCCGGAAGCGAGCTCTACAAGGCAGGCAAGACCGCCGGCCTTCGCACCGCCAGCGAGGTGTTCGGGGACCGCACCTACAGCCGCGACGGGGGCCTCGTTCCCAGGTCGCAACCAGGCGCGCTCATCCACGACCACGAAAAGGCCGTTGAACAGGTGCTTCGAATGGTCCAGGAGGGTGTGGTCATAGCCGTTGACGGGACCAGGGTTCCAATCGTTGCCGATACCATATGCCTGCACGGCGACGGTCCCGATGCGCTCGGGTTCGCGCAGGCCATCCGCACCGCCCTGGAGCGCTCGGGCGTCAGGGTGGCCCCACTGGCGGACTGGCTGGAGATGTGA
- a CDS encoding IclR family transcriptional regulator: MVKNANASSIKALKLLNLFTPSIPSLTLDDISTMSGLSKSTAFRMLSALVSSGLIDVSGDSRGPRRYRLGLRLLELGQMVAEQMEIRSIALPFMVKLRDEIEEAVQLVVMDREEAVYIEKVETTQPVRLYTRVGRKAPVYAGACPRALVAFLPDDELQRILDEQILQRFTPVTITDRKELEERIRMERAQGYTISCGELYEGTWAIAMPIRDYTGKVVASISIAGPQARFGPEREPVLVKALKSCVDAVSSKLGYRPSAGEEERG, encoded by the coding sequence TTGGTAAAGAACGCCAACGCAAGCTCCATCAAGGCTCTTAAACTACTTAATCTCTTCACGCCCAGCATCCCGAGTCTTACCCTTGACGACATCAGCACCATGTCGGGCCTCTCGAAATCCACGGCATTCCGGATGCTCAGCGCGCTTGTCTCCTCAGGCCTTATTGATGTAAGCGGCGACTCCCGCGGCCCGCGTCGTTACAGGCTGGGATTGCGGCTTCTCGAACTGGGACAGATGGTAGCGGAGCAGATGGAAATCCGGTCTATCGCACTCCCATTCATGGTGAAACTGCGGGATGAGATCGAGGAGGCCGTGCAGCTCGTCGTGATGGACCGGGAAGAGGCGGTCTATATTGAGAAGGTGGAGACCACTCAGCCGGTAAGGCTGTATACGAGGGTCGGAAGAAAGGCTCCAGTGTACGCGGGCGCGTGCCCGAGGGCGCTGGTGGCGTTTCTCCCTGATGACGAGTTGCAGCGCATCCTGGACGAACAGATCCTCCAGAGGTTTACTCCCGTGACAATCACAGACCGCAAGGAGCTCGAAGAGAGGATCCGGATGGAGAGGGCCCAGGGCTATACCATCAGCTGCGGCGAGCTTTACGAAGGCACCTGGGCCATCGCCATGCCCATCAGGGATTACACAGGCAAAGTGGTGGCTTCTATCAGCATCGCCGGCCCGCAGGCGAGGTTTGGTCCCGAGCGAGAGCCCGTTCTGGTCAAGGCATTGAAAAGCTGTGTTGACGCGGTCTCTTCGAAGCTTGGATACCGGCCCTCAGCCGGAGAGGAGGAGCGCGGATGA
- a CDS encoding nucleotide exchange factor GrpE, producing the protein MMDDREMKDSCGSCCDNKAAQAPDSQAPDSAVAGDVDALRAEVESLKAKVAENWDLFLRSRADFDNYRRRMEREVAAMIRRGKKDLLLKLLDVVDNFNRALGTKDADAATLRTGLEVLLRQVEGILSSEGVQPVESVGRKFDPAVHEVIAVCSSPGVKEETVTDEIQKGYTHEGDVLRVARVRVARPAEDGENPAQ; encoded by the coding sequence GTGATGGATGATCGAGAGATGAAGGATTCCTGCGGCTCGTGCTGCGACAACAAGGCCGCACAGGCCCCTGATTCACAGGCCCCCGATTCAGCGGTTGCCGGCGACGTTGACGCGCTCCGAGCCGAGGTCGAGTCGCTGAAGGCCAAAGTGGCCGAGAACTGGGATCTGTTCCTCAGATCGCGGGCCGACTTCGACAATTACCGCCGCCGCATGGAGCGCGAAGTCGCTGCGATGATCCGGAGGGGAAAGAAGGACCTTCTCCTGAAGCTGCTCGATGTGGTTGACAACTTCAACCGCGCTCTCGGGACGAAGGATGCCGACGCGGCCACGTTGCGAACGGGGTTGGAGGTCTTGCTGCGACAGGTCGAGGGGATACTCTCGTCCGAGGGCGTCCAGCCGGTTGAATCTGTGGGCAGGAAGTTCGACCCCGCGGTACACGAAGTGATCGCGGTGTGCAGCTCACCCGGCGTAAAAGAGGAAACGGTGACCGACGAGATCCAGAAGGGATACACCCACGAAGGGGACGTCCTCCGTGTCGCCCGTGTTCGAGTGGCGCGGCCCGCGGAGGATGGTGAGAACCCCGCGCAGTGA
- the dnaK gene encoding molecular chaperone DnaK: MAKVVGIDLGTTNSVIAVMEAGKPTVIINSEGSRLTPSVVGFTRTGERLVGQLARRQAVLNPENTVFSIKRFMGRRYEEVAEERKRVPYRVTAGGNNEARVNIPATGKDLTPEEISSMILRKMKEDAEKYLGEPVTKAVITVPAYFNDSQRQATKDAGRIAGLEVLRIINEPTAASLAYGMDKKKNETILVWDLGGGTFDVSVLEVGDGVFEVKSTSGDTHLGGDDYDQRIVNYLAGGFMKEQGIDLRKDRQALQRLIEAAEKAKVELSQVYETNISLPFITADQSGPKHLEMKLTRAKFEEITADLTERCIRPFRQALDDAKLKVEALDEVILVGGATRMPVIQELVNKLTGKEPHRGVNPDEVVAVGAAIQAGVLAGEVKDIVLLDVTPLTLGLETLGGVFTPLIQRNTTIPTKKSEIFTTAADGQDTVEIHVLQGERSMARDNRTLGRFHLQGIPPAPRGIPKIEVTFDIDANGILNVSAKDLATNKEQRITLTASTQLTRDQVENMVGEAQKHAETDKKAREAAEARNRADGLVYNVEKNLKEVGDRLAPADKANVEKAIQDLKEALKTDDVERIKKATDDLQQASYKVAEELYRKAGPQAGPGGAGSPGGPEAGAGGPGGPESGAGGPGGFGGGAGGAGGGSQDVYDAEFKEKKDDK; this comes from the coding sequence ATGGCTAAGGTAGTCGGGATCGACCTCGGCACCACGAACTCGGTCATTGCTGTGATGGAGGCCGGCAAGCCTACCGTCATCATCAATTCCGAGGGCTCGCGCCTGACGCCGTCCGTCGTGGGCTTCACGAGGACGGGCGAGCGCCTCGTCGGGCAGCTCGCGCGGCGACAGGCCGTGTTGAACCCCGAGAACACGGTGTTCTCGATCAAGCGTTTCATGGGGCGGCGCTACGAGGAAGTGGCCGAAGAGCGTAAGCGCGTCCCATACCGCGTCACCGCGGGCGGCAACAACGAGGCCCGCGTGAACATCCCCGCAACAGGCAAGGATCTCACTCCGGAGGAGATCTCGTCCATGATCCTCCGGAAGATGAAGGAGGACGCCGAGAAGTACCTCGGCGAGCCGGTCACCAAGGCGGTCATAACCGTCCCGGCGTACTTCAACGACTCGCAGCGACAGGCCACAAAAGACGCCGGCCGCATCGCGGGGCTCGAGGTGCTACGCATCATCAACGAGCCGACCGCCGCGTCGCTGGCCTACGGGATGGACAAGAAGAAGAACGAGACGATCCTCGTGTGGGACCTCGGCGGCGGGACGTTCGACGTGTCTGTTCTTGAGGTCGGCGACGGCGTGTTCGAGGTTAAATCGACGTCCGGCGATACCCATCTCGGTGGCGATGACTACGACCAGCGAATTGTGAACTATCTTGCCGGCGGTTTCATGAAGGAACAGGGGATAGACCTCAGGAAAGACCGCCAGGCCCTGCAGAGATTGATCGAGGCCGCGGAGAAGGCCAAAGTAGAGCTGTCGCAGGTGTACGAGACTAACATCAGCCTGCCGTTCATCACGGCTGACCAGTCCGGGCCGAAGCACCTCGAGATGAAGCTTACCCGCGCTAAGTTCGAGGAGATCACGGCGGACCTGACCGAGAGGTGCATACGGCCTTTCAGGCAGGCGCTCGACGACGCGAAGCTCAAGGTCGAGGCCCTCGACGAGGTGATCCTCGTCGGCGGCGCCACCAGGATGCCGGTCATCCAGGAACTTGTCAACAAATTGACCGGCAAGGAGCCCCACAGGGGCGTGAACCCCGACGAGGTTGTGGCTGTGGGCGCGGCCATCCAGGCGGGCGTCCTGGCGGGGGAGGTCAAGGACATCGTGCTGCTCGACGTCACCCCGCTTACGTTAGGGCTCGAGACGCTCGGCGGCGTGTTCACGCCGCTTATCCAGCGCAACACAACAATACCGACCAAGAAGAGCGAGATCTTCACTACCGCGGCGGACGGCCAGGACACCGTCGAAATCCACGTGTTGCAGGGCGAGAGGTCCATGGCGCGCGACAACCGCACGCTCGGCCGCTTCCACCTGCAGGGCATCCCGCCCGCCCCGCGAGGGATACCGAAAATCGAAGTCACCTTCGACATCGACGCCAACGGCATCCTTAACGTGTCGGCGAAAGACCTCGCTACCAACAAGGAGCAGCGCATTACGCTCACGGCGTCCACGCAGCTCACGCGCGACCAGGTCGAGAACATGGTTGGTGAAGCGCAGAAGCACGCCGAAACTGACAAGAAGGCTCGCGAGGCGGCCGAGGCGAGGAACCGCGCGGACGGCCTGGTCTACAACGTCGAGAAGAACCTCAAGGAGGTCGGCGACAGGCTTGCGCCCGCCGATAAGGCGAACGTAGAGAAGGCCATCCAGGACCTGAAGGAGGCCCTGAAGACCGACGACGTCGAGAGGATCAAGAAGGCCACCGACGACCTGCAGCAGGCGTCTTACAAGGTGGCGGAGGAGCTGTACAGGAAGGCCGGACCGCAGGCCGGGCCCGGTGGCGCTGGTAGTCCGGGTGGTCCTGAAGCCGGCGCAGGCGGCCCGGGCGGACCCGAATCTGGCGCAGGGGGGCCGGGCGGCTTTGGCGGCGGAGCGGGCGGTGCCGGCGGTGGTTCACAGGATGTCTATGACGCGGAGTTCAAGGAGAAGAAGGACGACAAGTGA